Proteins from a genomic interval of Stenotrophomonas sp. WZN-1:
- a CDS encoding DUF805 domain-containing protein produces the protein MQEMILPLKRYAQFDGRANRREYWMFQLFMLIVSAVLMVPLIAGLVMQSDGLGIASIILFVVFWLATFLPVIAVTVRRLHDCNQSGWLYLLAFVPFGGLVIFVFALMPGTPQENMYGPVPTGP, from the coding sequence GTGCAGGAAATGATTCTGCCGTTGAAGCGTTACGCCCAGTTCGATGGTCGTGCCAACCGTCGCGAATACTGGATGTTCCAGCTGTTCATGTTGATCGTCTCGGCCGTGCTGATGGTACCGCTCATCGCCGGGTTGGTGATGCAGTCCGATGGCCTGGGCATCGCGTCGATCATTCTGTTCGTTGTGTTCTGGCTGGCTACCTTCCTGCCGGTCATCGCTGTCACCGTGCGCCGCCTGCATGACTGCAACCAGTCGGGCTGGTTGTACCTGCTGGCCTTCGTTCCGTTCGGTGGCCTGGTGATCTTCGTGTTCGCGCTGATGCCGGGTACGCCGCAGGAGAACATGTACGGCCCGGTGCCGACGGGGCCGTAA
- a CDS encoding alpha/beta hydrolase-fold protein — protein MKHFVPPSRRGPLARGLAALMMGLLLATPYAHAQQRNPLQKIGHTVLDEPAASYRFEQFVVNSPDQQRRWRVNLAIPAKAASAPSPVLYALDGNAVAMVLDQPLLAELAARKAPPVLVLIGYDNDLRIDSKARTCDYTAWIDRADDESGTTQAVGGGAAAFLDVIERRIKPEVERRARIDTQQQALWGHSLGGLFVLNALYTRPAAFQSYLAASPSLWWSQGAALGDPEQQFVQNVHGQPAKLWLMLGGAERVGDRGKRDMNNPRVVAHLRRIGGATPDAAMQLSERLAKVPGMHVQYREFPGLGHGPMLPASFHAALHELYGVTDRSAGDGAPNGGDNAAE, from the coding sequence ATGAAGCATTTCGTCCCGCCTTCGCGCCGTGGTCCGCTGGCCCGCGGCCTGGCCGCCCTGATGATGGGTCTGCTCCTGGCCACTCCGTACGCCCATGCGCAGCAGCGCAACCCGCTGCAGAAGATCGGCCATACCGTGCTCGATGAGCCGGCGGCGAGCTATCGCTTTGAACAGTTCGTGGTTAACAGCCCGGACCAGCAGCGGCGTTGGCGAGTGAACCTGGCGATTCCTGCCAAGGCCGCCAGTGCGCCATCCCCGGTGCTGTACGCGCTGGACGGCAATGCGGTGGCGATGGTGCTGGACCAGCCACTGCTGGCCGAGCTGGCCGCACGCAAGGCGCCGCCGGTGCTGGTGCTGATCGGCTACGACAACGACCTGCGCATCGATTCCAAGGCGCGCACCTGCGACTACACCGCGTGGATCGACCGCGCCGACGACGAGAGTGGTACGACCCAGGCGGTTGGCGGCGGTGCTGCGGCCTTCCTCGATGTGATCGAACGCCGCATCAAGCCCGAAGTCGAGCGTCGCGCACGCATCGATACGCAGCAGCAAGCGCTGTGGGGCCACTCACTGGGCGGCTTGTTCGTGCTTAATGCGCTGTACACCCGCCCCGCCGCCTTCCAGTCCTATCTGGCCGCCAGCCCGTCGCTGTGGTGGAGCCAGGGCGCGGCGCTGGGTGATCCGGAACAGCAGTTCGTGCAGAACGTGCACGGCCAGCCGGCAAAGCTCTGGCTGATGCTGGGCGGTGCCGAGCGTGTCGGTGATCGCGGCAAGCGTGACATGAACAATCCGCGCGTGGTCGCGCACCTGCGCCGCATCGGCGGCGCCACCCCGGATGCGGCGATGCAGCTGTCCGAGCGCTTGGCCAAGGTGCCGGGCATGCACGTGCAGTACCGCGAGTTCCCCGGCCTCGGCCACGGCCCGATGCTGCCGGCTTCGTTCCACGCTGCGCTGCATGAGCTGTACGGCGTGACCGACCGCAGTGCTGGTGACGGCGCGCCCAACGGCGGTGACAACGCCGCCGAGTGA
- a CDS encoding ATP-binding protein: MSFRPSFRLTSLAAGLLLAVTATAQPVFDQPANATFKGQVVSRGENVVPGSTADVVGRGFVPGQKVSLLRGDSVLNAQPVVVDADGNFKTQLSIPTDAVPGTHPVVVRASQPAAATVLKLRVSPRLPLSGQAQFATQSNKLVPGLYQSAYSAASNAVFVTSAVGRPPVTQSQLLKLDPKSLKVTRAITPAQVPGSTTGAVYAVYGVGVDDTNGNVWVTNTRQNSIAVYRQKDLSLVHQFPVDAVPHARDVVVDGTHGKVFASATGEDHLSVFDAKTFKELPAVTLESGVDDGKFTPMSLVLDEKGGKLFTVSIGTPEAAVVDVASGKVEKVIDLGNSISASGVAFDAARNRLYVASQGTDNLLIVDVAAGKVLHDVPVGAGALNVAFDDASGLAYVSNRGAGTVTVVNGDGKVVANLDGGTLPNHVRADGKGNVFAVNKSRGAEDPKGDRITRITPKQ; encoded by the coding sequence ATGTCGTTCCGTCCGTCTTTCCGTCTTACCTCCCTGGCCGCTGGCCTGTTGCTGGCGGTGACCGCCACCGCACAGCCGGTGTTCGATCAGCCGGCCAATGCCACCTTCAAGGGCCAGGTGGTCTCACGCGGTGAGAATGTGGTTCCCGGCAGTACGGCCGACGTGGTCGGTCGCGGTTTCGTGCCGGGCCAAAAGGTCAGCCTGCTGCGTGGCGACAGCGTGCTCAACGCGCAGCCCGTGGTGGTTGATGCCGACGGCAACTTCAAGACCCAGCTGAGCATTCCGACCGACGCGGTGCCGGGCACCCATCCGGTGGTGGTGCGCGCCAGCCAGCCGGCTGCAGCCACCGTGCTGAAGCTGCGCGTCTCGCCGCGGCTGCCGCTGTCCGGCCAGGCGCAGTTCGCCACCCAGTCCAACAAGCTGGTGCCGGGCCTGTACCAGTCCGCCTACAGCGCCGCCAGCAATGCGGTGTTCGTGACATCGGCCGTGGGTCGCCCGCCGGTGACCCAGTCGCAGCTGTTGAAGCTGGACCCGAAGTCGCTGAAGGTGACCAGGGCGATCACCCCGGCGCAGGTGCCGGGCAGCACCACTGGTGCGGTGTACGCGGTCTACGGCGTGGGCGTGGATGACACCAACGGCAACGTGTGGGTCACCAACACCCGCCAGAACTCGATCGCGGTCTATCGCCAGAAGGATCTGTCGCTGGTCCATCAGTTCCCGGTCGACGCCGTGCCGCACGCACGCGACGTGGTGGTTGATGGCACCCACGGCAAGGTGTTCGCCTCGGCCACGGGTGAGGACCACCTGTCGGTGTTCGATGCGAAGACCTTCAAGGAGCTGCCGGCGGTGACGCTGGAGTCCGGCGTGGATGACGGCAAGTTCACCCCGATGAGCCTGGTGCTGGACGAGAAGGGCGGCAAGCTGTTCACCGTCAGCATCGGCACCCCGGAAGCGGCGGTGGTCGACGTGGCCAGCGGCAAGGTCGAGAAGGTCATCGACCTGGGTAATTCGATCAGCGCCTCCGGCGTGGCCTTCGATGCGGCGCGCAACCGCCTGTACGTGGCCTCGCAGGGCACCGACAACCTGCTGATCGTCGACGTGGCCGCCGGCAAGGTGCTGCATGACGTGCCGGTCGGCGCTGGTGCGCTGAACGTCGCCTTCGATGATGCCTCCGGCCTGGCCTATGTCAGCAACCGCGGCGCCGGCACCGTCACCGTGGTCAACGGCGACGGCAAGGTGGTCGCCAACCTCGATGGCGGCACGCTGCCGAACCATGTCCGTGCCGATGGCAAGGGCAACGTGTTCGCGGTGAACAAGTCGCGTGGCGCCGAAGACCCGAAGGGTGACCGCATCACCCGCATCACCCCGAAGCAGTAA
- a CDS encoding ABC transporter substrate-binding protein, producing MNIASRLRLCALPLAVSLALAACGGSSTPSDTGKPAEPAAATASGEAALPAGWQRVAGTDMPSVRDQKAVLPAKVHSDDGADVEVADTSRIIAGGDDVIAVIEALGLDKQVFAAPTNTTTRAGLAAPHQFLFNRTTGVEGVLSLQGSLFLGNSLRRHTELAKKLREVGEPAVVIDDLQPAPDKVRKVAAALGLAEAGQALATQVQRQLDEAAAIGKGLGHAPRVIHVSATGAGGSPTVAGADSASAQLIALAGGINIGTEAGVKNYSQLSNEGVVAAAPEVILVTEHDLQLFGGPEGLWKAYPTLKQTPAGQANRVWVMPDVQLKYTSVGSGAGALALAKALAALPKA from the coding sequence ATGAACATCGCGTCCCGTCTGCGCCTGTGTGCGCTTCCGTTGGCTGTCTCGCTGGCACTGGCTGCCTGTGGCGGTTCATCGACGCCCTCGGATACCGGCAAGCCGGCTGAGCCCGCCGCCGCAACCGCATCTGGCGAAGCTGCGTTGCCGGCTGGCTGGCAGCGCGTGGCCGGCACCGATATGCCGTCCGTGCGCGACCAGAAGGCCGTGCTGCCGGCCAAGGTGCACTCCGACGACGGCGCCGACGTCGAGGTGGCCGATACCAGCCGCATCATCGCCGGTGGTGACGACGTGATCGCGGTGATCGAAGCGCTGGGATTGGACAAGCAGGTGTTCGCCGCGCCGACCAACACCACCACCCGGGCCGGCCTGGCCGCGCCGCACCAGTTCCTGTTCAACCGCACCACTGGCGTAGAGGGCGTGCTGAGCCTGCAGGGCTCGCTGTTCCTCGGCAACAGCCTGCGCCGCCACACCGAGCTGGCGAAGAAGCTGCGTGAGGTGGGCGAACCGGCGGTGGTCATCGACGACCTGCAGCCGGCCCCGGACAAGGTGCGCAAGGTCGCCGCCGCACTAGGGCTGGCCGAGGCAGGGCAGGCGCTTGCCACGCAGGTGCAGCGTCAGCTCGACGAGGCTGCAGCGATTGGCAAGGGCCTGGGCCATGCGCCACGAGTGATCCACGTTTCGGCCACCGGCGCCGGTGGCTCCCCGACCGTGGCCGGTGCCGACAGTGCGTCGGCGCAGCTGATCGCACTGGCTGGCGGCATCAACATCGGCACCGAGGCGGGGGTGAAGAACTACTCGCAGCTGAGCAATGAGGGTGTGGTCGCGGCGGCACCGGAAGTGATCCTGGTGACCGAGCATGACCTGCAGCTGTTCGGCGGTCCCGAAGGCCTGTGGAAGGCGTACCCGACGCTGAAGCAGACGCCGGCCGGGCAGGCCAACCGGGTCTGGGTGATGCCGGATGTGCAGCTGAAGTACACCAGCGTGGGCTCCGGTGCTGGCGCGCTGGCGCTGGCCAAGGCCCTGGCGGCGTTGCCGAAGGCATGA
- a CDS encoding iron ABC transporter permease, with protein sequence MSPADRRRRCGRTMLLVALLALLGAVLASFAVGPLRLPPLEVMQALAVKLGLLDPQAVSSRDLAVVWQLRIPRALLGAMVGASLAMAGASLQGLFGNPLADPGIVGVSQGAALGAVAAIVLGAAGAAGWLVPVAAFAGGALAIGLTYALARPGKGTGNATLLLVGIAMAAFCSALIGFLTYIASESELQSLVFWQMGSLARANWADVAAVVPLFAIGVFALQRLATPLDMLALGERQAQHLGLDVTRTRRRLVAFSALLVGAAVAFAGSISFVGLVVPHVARLLVGPGHRWLLPLSGLLGALLIVVADTAARTLDPPAEIPLGLFSAALGAPFFLWLVLQQRRKAVP encoded by the coding sequence ATGAGTCCGGCGGATCGGCGCCGCCGTTGCGGGCGGACCATGTTGCTGGTGGCATTGCTGGCACTGCTGGGGGCAGTGCTGGCCTCGTTTGCCGTGGGCCCGCTGCGGCTGCCGCCGCTGGAGGTGATGCAGGCGCTGGCGGTCAAACTGGGCCTGCTCGATCCGCAAGCGGTCAGCAGCCGTGATCTGGCGGTGGTGTGGCAGCTGCGTATTCCGCGCGCCCTGTTGGGCGCGATGGTCGGTGCGTCGCTGGCGATGGCCGGTGCCAGCCTGCAGGGCCTGTTCGGCAATCCGCTGGCCGATCCCGGCATTGTCGGTGTCAGCCAGGGCGCCGCACTGGGTGCAGTTGCCGCCATCGTGCTGGGTGCTGCGGGTGCGGCCGGTTGGCTGGTGCCGGTGGCCGCGTTCGCTGGCGGCGCACTGGCCATCGGCCTGACCTACGCATTGGCCCGGCCCGGCAAGGGCACGGGCAACGCCACGCTGCTGCTGGTCGGTATCGCGATGGCCGCGTTCTGCTCGGCGTTGATCGGCTTCCTGACCTATATCGCCAGTGAAAGCGAACTGCAGTCACTGGTGTTCTGGCAGATGGGCTCGCTGGCGCGCGCCAACTGGGCCGACGTGGCGGCGGTAGTGCCGTTGTTCGCCATTGGCGTGTTTGCGTTGCAGCGGCTGGCCACGCCGCTGGACATGCTGGCGCTGGGTGAACGCCAGGCACAGCACCTCGGGCTGGATGTGACCCGCACGCGTCGCCGCCTGGTGGCGTTCAGTGCGCTGCTGGTGGGTGCGGCGGTGGCGTTTGCCGGTTCGATCAGTTTCGTCGGCCTGGTGGTGCCGCACGTGGCACGCCTGCTGGTCGGCCCGGGACACCGCTGGTTGCTGCCGTTGTCCGGGCTGCTCGGTGCGCTGCTGATCGTGGTGGCCGACACCGCCGCGCGCACATTGGATCCACCGGCCGAGATTCCGCTGGGCCTGTTCTCGGCCGCACTGGGTGCGCCGTTCTTCCTCTGGCTGGTGCTGCAGCAGCGCCGCAAGGCAGTGCCATGA
- a CDS encoding heme ABC transporter ATP-binding protein — MSVLLKLHEVVVRRQQREILHGISLAFEPGTVTALVGPNGAGKSTLLAVAAGDLRADAGEVSLLGKPLATYKAGPLARERAVMPQEHGVRFAFSVEEVVAMGRLPHPPDPAVDDARVEAAIDAAELQALRLREVQQLSGGESARTTFARVLAQDTPLLLLDEPTAALDLRHQERTLRSVRACAEAGACVIVVLHDLNLAAGYADRIVLLEQGRVAADGTPLRVLTEDNLQRVYQQDVVVLEHPRRGVPLVVVT, encoded by the coding sequence ATGAGCGTGCTGTTGAAGCTGCACGAGGTGGTGGTCCGTCGCCAGCAGCGCGAGATCCTGCATGGCATTTCGCTGGCGTTCGAGCCGGGTACGGTGACCGCGCTGGTGGGCCCGAATGGTGCGGGCAAGTCCACGTTGCTGGCCGTCGCCGCCGGTGACCTGCGCGCTGACGCAGGCGAGGTAAGCCTGCTCGGCAAACCGTTGGCCACCTACAAGGCCGGGCCGCTGGCCCGTGAGCGCGCGGTGATGCCGCAGGAGCACGGCGTGCGTTTCGCCTTCAGCGTGGAAGAAGTGGTGGCGATGGGGCGGCTGCCGCATCCGCCGGATCCAGCCGTGGACGACGCTCGGGTGGAAGCGGCAATCGATGCCGCTGAACTGCAGGCGCTGCGCCTGCGTGAGGTGCAGCAGTTGTCCGGCGGCGAGTCGGCCCGGACCACGTTCGCGCGCGTGCTGGCGCAGGACACGCCGCTGCTGTTGCTGGATGAGCCGACCGCCGCGCTGGATCTGCGCCACCAGGAACGCACCCTGCGCAGCGTGCGCGCCTGCGCCGAGGCCGGCGCGTGCGTGATCGTGGTGCTGCACGACCTCAATCTGGCTGCCGGCTATGCCGACCGCATCGTGCTGCTGGAGCAGGGCAGGGTGGCGGCCGATGGCACGCCGCTGCGGGTGCTGACCGAAGACAACCTGCAGCGGGTCTACCAGCAGGATGTGGTGGTGCTGGAGCATCCAAGGCGTGGGGTGCCGCTGGTGGTGGTGACCTGA
- the fusA gene encoding elongation factor G, translating into MNTQTLSRRRNLGIIAHIDAGKTTLTERLLWKSGEIHRVGEVHDGNATTDFSAIERERGITIGAAAVQAQWAPRDLPPHRLTLIDTPGHIDFAIEVERSLRVLDGAVAVFSAVDGVQPQSETVWRQARRHRVPLIAFVNKMDRVGASFERVLEQLQDKLQARPWALGVPLGSENGFNGWVDLVDERVLHWQDAAVATITAWDDAARIQWQPQRDALVEAVADHDEQLADAWLEGRVIDAELLRAAIRRATLAGAGVPVLAGAAFKDKGIETLLDAVVDYLPSPLDRPAVTAESESGEVVLPPDPDGPLAGLLFKITHQQHGALSFVRLYSGTLKVGDAVSSSQHPQGRRVSRLVRVQADQTHDIEQAVAGDIVAVLGWKDAVSGETLSDRAQPLRLENIQAQPPVLAWRLEPARAADLIRMAQGLASLAQEDPSFRVETDRDTAETLVWGMGELHLEVMVERLRSEWKVDVGVGAPRVAYQETPMRAMTGVVGRLVKQTGGQGQFAHVVLDVSPREDDLVVFNDRIVGGVVPRSFIAAVEKGVRAALSEGPQGHPVVGIEVSLVDGQTHAKDSSEMAFHRAGAEAIKAALAEGGTQLLEPVMAVTVHSPSASVGDVVGDLNRRHGRIARIDDQDGRAEVNGFAPLAQLVGYTTSLRSLSQGRASSEAHLHGYEPVRAA; encoded by the coding sequence ATGAACACCCAGACCCTTTCCCGCCGTCGCAACCTCGGCATCATTGCCCACATCGACGCCGGCAAGACCACGCTGACCGAACGCCTGCTGTGGAAAAGCGGCGAGATCCATCGCGTCGGCGAAGTGCACGATGGCAATGCGACCACCGATTTCTCGGCGATCGAGCGCGAACGTGGCATCACCATCGGCGCCGCCGCCGTGCAGGCGCAGTGGGCGCCGCGCGACCTGCCGCCGCATCGGCTGACCCTGATCGACACCCCCGGCCATATCGACTTCGCCATCGAAGTCGAACGTTCACTGCGCGTGCTCGACGGTGCCGTGGCCGTGTTCTCGGCCGTGGATGGCGTGCAGCCGCAGTCCGAGACGGTATGGCGCCAGGCGCGTCGCCACCGCGTGCCGCTGATCGCCTTCGTCAACAAGATGGACCGCGTCGGCGCCTCGTTCGAGCGGGTGCTGGAGCAGCTGCAGGACAAGCTGCAGGCGCGGCCGTGGGCGCTCGGTGTGCCGCTGGGCAGCGAAAACGGCTTCAACGGTTGGGTTGACCTGGTCGATGAGCGTGTACTGCACTGGCAGGACGCTGCGGTGGCGACGATCACTGCGTGGGACGATGCGGCGCGCATCCAGTGGCAGCCGCAACGCGACGCACTGGTCGAGGCCGTGGCCGACCATGACGAACAGTTGGCCGATGCCTGGCTGGAAGGTCGCGTGATCGATGCCGAGCTGCTGCGCGCGGCGATCCGACGGGCGACGCTGGCGGGTGCGGGCGTGCCGGTGTTGGCCGGTGCCGCGTTCAAGGACAAGGGCATCGAGACGCTGCTGGATGCGGTGGTCGATTACCTGCCGTCACCGCTGGATCGGCCTGCCGTGACCGCCGAAAGCGAGAGCGGCGAGGTGGTGCTGCCGCCGGATCCGGACGGTCCGCTGGCCGGCCTGCTGTTCAAGATCACCCACCAGCAACACGGCGCCCTGAGCTTCGTGCGGCTGTACTCGGGCACCTTGAAAGTGGGCGACGCGGTGTCCAGTTCGCAGCATCCGCAGGGGCGGCGTGTCAGTCGCCTGGTGCGGGTGCAGGCCGACCAGACCCACGACATTGAACAGGCCGTGGCCGGTGACATCGTGGCGGTGCTGGGCTGGAAGGATGCGGTCAGCGGTGAAACGCTGAGCGACCGCGCGCAGCCGCTGCGCCTGGAGAACATCCAGGCACAGCCGCCGGTGCTGGCCTGGCGGCTGGAGCCGGCACGGGCGGCCGACCTGATCCGGATGGCGCAGGGCCTGGCCAGTCTGGCCCAGGAAGATCCGTCGTTCCGCGTCGAAACCGATCGCGACACGGCGGAGACCCTGGTCTGGGGCATGGGCGAGCTGCACCTGGAGGTGATGGTCGAGCGCCTGCGCAGTGAATGGAAGGTCGACGTGGGTGTAGGTGCGCCGCGCGTGGCTTACCAGGAGACGCCGATGCGTGCCATGACCGGCGTGGTCGGCCGACTGGTCAAGCAGACCGGCGGCCAGGGTCAGTTCGCCCACGTGGTGCTGGATGTGTCGCCGCGCGAGGACGACCTGGTGGTGTTCAACGACCGCATCGTCGGTGGCGTGGTGCCGCGCAGCTTCATCGCGGCGGTGGAAAAGGGCGTGCGTGCCGCGCTGTCGGAAGGTCCGCAGGGGCATCCGGTGGTCGGTATCGAGGTCAGTCTTGTCGATGGCCAGACCCACGCCAAGGACTCTTCGGAGATGGCGTTCCATCGCGCCGGTGCCGAGGCGATCAAGGCAGCATTGGCAGAGGGCGGCACGCAGCTGCTGGAACCGGTGATGGCGGTGACGGTGCACTCGCCGTCGGCGTCGGTGGGCGATGTGGTCGGCGATCTCAATCGACGCCACGGCCGTATTGCCCGCATCGACGACCAGGACGGTCGCGCCGAGGTCAATGGCTTCGCACCGCTGGCGCAGCTGGTGGGCTACACCACCTCGCTGCGTTCGCTCAGCCAGGGCCGGGCCAGCAGCGAGGCGCACCTGCATGGCTACGAGCCGGTACGCGCGGCATGA
- a CDS encoding SapC family protein, whose translation MTTTSDTTTEAAPSGAPLFYTRPVPLQADVHADLRILPGKLEFAAGNNAIPLVLGEFSLALHHFPILFAGPTAVPMAAVGVSDQNLFIKDGLWEDEAYIPAYLRRHPFIFIDTGAENDFLLGIDEASPRVVKGGEEGQPLFVDGKATEMVQQALEFCGQYTREHEQTQAFSKALIDNGLLVERNATVRTPDGREFNLNGFLVVDVEKFIALPEATVVEWHRSGWLALIHQHLMSLGRFNDLTRRQVERLAA comes from the coding sequence ATGACCACCACCAGCGACACCACCACCGAAGCGGCGCCGAGCGGCGCCCCCCTGTTCTATACCCGTCCGGTGCCGCTGCAGGCCGATGTGCATGCCGATCTGCGCATCCTGCCGGGCAAACTCGAATTCGCCGCTGGCAACAACGCGATTCCGCTGGTGCTGGGCGAGTTTTCGCTGGCCCTGCACCACTTCCCGATCCTGTTCGCTGGCCCGACCGCGGTGCCGATGGCGGCCGTGGGCGTGTCCGACCAGAACCTGTTCATCAAGGACGGCCTGTGGGAAGACGAGGCCTACATTCCGGCCTACCTGCGTCGCCACCCCTTCATCTTCATCGACACCGGCGCGGAGAATGACTTCCTGCTGGGCATCGACGAGGCAAGCCCGCGCGTGGTCAAGGGTGGCGAAGAAGGCCAGCCGCTGTTCGTTGACGGCAAGGCCACCGAAATGGTGCAGCAGGCGCTGGAGTTCTGCGGCCAGTACACCCGCGAGCACGAACAGACCCAGGCCTTCTCCAAGGCACTGATCGACAACGGCCTGCTGGTCGAGCGCAATGCGACCGTGCGTACCCCGGATGGCCGCGAGTTCAACCTCAATGGCTTCCTGGTGGTGGACGTCGAGAAGTTCATTGCCCTGCCGGAAGCGACCGTGGTCGAGTGGCACCGCAGCGGCTGGCTGGCACTGATCCACCAGCACTTGATGTCGCTCGGTCGTTTCAACGATCTGACGCGCCGCCAGGTCGAGCGTCTGGCCGCCTGA